The following are encoded in a window of Salinigranum halophilum genomic DNA:
- a CDS encoding DUF357 domain-containing protein — MADLQEKTDRYERMLADALSAATVAVPPDTPLGAAAGECEEMARSYLEDGRHFRADDDLVNALASFSYGYGWLDAGVRMGLFAVPDDSHLFTM, encoded by the coding sequence ATGGCCGACCTACAGGAGAAGACCGACCGCTACGAGCGGATGCTCGCCGACGCCCTCTCGGCGGCCACTGTCGCCGTCCCGCCGGATACGCCACTCGGTGCGGCCGCCGGGGAGTGTGAAGAGATGGCTCGCTCGTACCTCGAGGACGGCCGGCACTTCCGAGCCGACGACGACCTCGTGAACGCGCTCGCCTCGTTCTCGTACGGCTACGGCTGGCTCGACGCCGGCGTCCGCATGGGGCTGTTCGCGGTCCCCGACGACTCACACCTGTTCACGATGTGA
- a CDS encoding winged helix-turn-helix domain-containing protein → MEAVLWYVFTGTRGGKNRLRILETVDERPRNANQLAEALDLDYKTVRHHLDVLVDNDVVQKSGDGYGAVYLPSDRARHHWETIEQIMEQVT, encoded by the coding sequence ATGGAGGCGGTCCTCTGGTACGTGTTCACCGGGACGCGAGGTGGAAAGAACCGCCTCCGTATCCTCGAGACTGTCGACGAGCGACCGCGTAACGCCAACCAGTTGGCGGAGGCGCTCGACCTGGACTACAAGACCGTCCGGCATCACCTCGACGTCCTCGTCGACAACGACGTCGTGCAGAAGAGCGGTGACGGCTACGGAGCGGTGTACCTCCCCTCCGACCGCGCCCGGCACCACTGGGAGACAATCGAGCAGATTATGGAGCAGGTGACGTAA
- a CDS encoding CbiX/SirB N-terminal domain-containing protein gives MSALVIVAHGSHLNPDSSTPTYDHADTIRAVGAFDEVRTGFWKEEPSFREVLRTVDSDEVYVVPLFVSEGYFTEQVIPRELRLREWDPEAWESDGTSATDVTLTAEDTGQTIHYCGPVGTHDSMTDVIVRRAESVTGDPDVGDGFGLCVVGHGTKRNENSAKAIEYHARRVEEMDRFDEVRALFMDEDPEIDDVTDYFEAEDVVVVPLFIADGFHTQEDIPEDMGLTDDYRTGWETPATVDGHRIWYAGAVGTEPLMADVVLERAADAGADVGNAVETVRERTRQTGSPAD, from the coding sequence ATGAGCGCGCTGGTCATCGTCGCACACGGGTCGCACCTGAACCCCGACTCCTCGACACCCACGTACGACCACGCGGACACGATTCGCGCCGTGGGTGCGTTCGACGAGGTCCGCACCGGGTTCTGGAAGGAAGAGCCCTCGTTCCGGGAGGTCCTCCGAACCGTCGACTCCGACGAGGTGTACGTCGTCCCGCTGTTCGTCTCGGAGGGGTACTTCACCGAGCAGGTCATCCCTCGCGAACTGCGACTGCGCGAGTGGGACCCCGAGGCGTGGGAGTCGGACGGCACGAGCGCCACGGACGTGACGCTCACCGCAGAAGACACGGGACAGACCATCCACTACTGTGGGCCGGTGGGGACACACGACTCGATGACGGACGTCATCGTCCGCCGCGCGGAGTCGGTCACCGGCGACCCCGACGTCGGGGATGGGTTCGGCCTCTGCGTCGTCGGCCACGGCACCAAGCGCAACGAGAACTCCGCGAAGGCGATCGAGTACCACGCCCGTCGCGTCGAAGAGATGGACCGCTTCGACGAGGTCCGGGCGCTGTTCATGGACGAGGACCCCGAAATCGACGACGTCACCGACTACTTCGAGGCCGAAGACGTCGTCGTCGTCCCGCTGTTCATCGCCGACGGCTTCCACACCCAGGAGGACATCCCCGAGGACATGGGTCTCACCGACGACTACCGCACGGGGTGGGAGACGCCCGCCACGGTCGACGGCCACCGCATCTGGTACGCCGGCGCTGTCGGCACCGAGCCGTTGATGGCCGACGTCGTCCTCGAACGTGCAGCCGACGCCGGGGCCGACGTCGGAAACGCGGTCGAGACGGTCCGCGAACGGACCCGACAGACCGGCTCTCCGGCCGACTGA
- a CDS encoding DR2241 family protein — MTAERVDALVATASDGIDFDGLRVEATDDGYAFETPDADHAGLDEAALRDVAAGSDYVSNWYVWHAVVPQKPDRWAFLRWLEGADVGADVDGSDVVARYDALTEGVTTEWGQLSITARLDDDEGGRRRYEVRHVDDVGRDGLDRYDDPLEARDLATHDERGRYRPLKAAPSLRTGWQFAALDPTALVEVVEAFYPASVPNWYREREGELDVTHWRETMGRQTGMYGVVKTWDRGEGYEHVNWVAEATCDDSQCLKRREWQYDDETDLDVDGGDGQFPCREPCSVVVSGARKWTKLESEQPRTYEFELTPSEKEQLEEVIDAVADGRTDEIREADVSDGANRFRARFLRAKLFDDEGNLAGTPTDRET, encoded by the coding sequence ATGACTGCCGAACGCGTGGACGCGCTGGTGGCCACCGCCTCTGACGGCATCGACTTCGACGGCCTCCGCGTCGAAGCGACCGACGACGGCTACGCCTTCGAGACGCCCGACGCCGACCACGCCGGGCTCGACGAGGCCGCCCTCCGCGACGTCGCCGCGGGGTCGGACTACGTGTCGAACTGGTACGTCTGGCACGCCGTCGTCCCGCAGAAGCCGGACCGCTGGGCGTTTCTGCGGTGGCTCGAAGGTGCCGACGTCGGCGCCGACGTCGACGGGTCGGACGTCGTGGCGCGCTACGACGCCCTCACGGAGGGCGTGACGACCGAGTGGGGGCAGCTGTCGATTACCGCGCGTCTCGACGACGACGAGGGCGGACGGCGTCGGTACGAGGTTCGCCACGTGGACGACGTCGGGCGGGACGGACTCGACAGGTACGACGACCCGCTCGAGGCTCGCGACCTCGCGACGCACGACGAACGCGGGCGGTACCGGCCGCTGAAGGCCGCGCCCTCGCTCCGGACCGGCTGGCAGTTCGCCGCGCTGGACCCGACGGCGCTGGTCGAGGTCGTGGAGGCGTTCTACCCCGCTTCCGTGCCGAACTGGTACCGCGAGCGCGAGGGTGAACTGGACGTGACCCACTGGCGCGAGACGATGGGTCGTCAGACCGGGATGTACGGCGTCGTCAAGACCTGGGACCGCGGCGAGGGGTACGAACACGTCAACTGGGTCGCCGAGGCGACCTGCGACGACTCGCAGTGTCTCAAACGGCGCGAGTGGCAGTACGACGACGAGACGGACCTCGACGTCGACGGCGGCGACGGTCAGTTCCCCTGTCGTGAGCCCTGTTCGGTCGTCGTCTCCGGGGCGCGGAAGTGGACCAAACTCGAGTCCGAACAGCCGCGGACGTACGAGTTCGAACTCACGCCGTCGGAGAAGGAGCAACTGGAGGAGGTCATCGACGCGGTGGCCGACGGCCGGACCGACGAGATCAGAGAGGCCGACGTCTCCGACGGGGCGAACCGCTTCCGGGCGCGGTTCCTGCGCGCGAAGCTGTTCGACGACGAGGGCAACCTCGCGGGGACGCCGACCGACCGCGAAACGTAG
- a CDS encoding globin-coupled sensor protein: protein MATRDAIGDGTLGVSGRELLADIGIDSAELRWRKEFIGFDDADAERLASLSPVVDENLDALVDAFNDYLYGHDKTREVLARSDVARVDDRTYMDRVVGGYFTSLTGGTYDLGYYAARTRIGRLHDTVGMPLHFFGGMFANATGIVFDALNQAGTEAATEGLDPEAAAQVDAAFDEAFADAMAVVRGLNLDMQVVNDTYLNSFAEEMREEIEESRKLRENVDETVENLQTETNQTAMSISEIESLAAKQASNTDQIANEVSQLSATVEEVAATADEVARQTDDARKQAANGRSFAEEAIDAMDELSESRDEITTKVDTLVDTIDEIDGIVEMINSIAEQTNLLALNASIEAARAGEAGSGFAVVADEVKALANESKEQASRVEGMIGEVTEQIEGTAVNLEDADQHIDTGVNRVEEVTGRLDDITTAVTEVTDGIEEVARATEEQAEMSSEIARYVDTAAEQADEVSTRLDEMNDSVAEQAERAVEMDDAVESINTEADLDSLNRTRDAATDGGGGTSRPRSDGGVDVTGDAENATASLYDTPDGLPAEMPDFVKEMLDEETKAKVRRGELERPDGV from the coding sequence ATGGCAACACGGGACGCGATCGGAGACGGGACGCTCGGGGTCTCTGGCAGAGAACTCCTCGCTGATATCGGAATCGACAGTGCGGAGCTCCGCTGGCGAAAGGAGTTCATCGGCTTCGACGACGCGGACGCAGAGCGCCTGGCGTCGCTGAGTCCCGTCGTCGACGAGAACCTCGACGCGCTGGTCGACGCGTTCAACGACTACCTCTACGGACACGACAAGACGCGTGAGGTGCTCGCCCGGTCCGACGTGGCTCGGGTCGACGACCGGACGTACATGGACCGGGTCGTCGGCGGCTACTTCACGTCGCTCACCGGTGGGACGTACGACCTCGGCTACTACGCCGCGCGGACCCGCATCGGCCGGCTCCACGACACCGTCGGGATGCCGCTGCACTTCTTCGGCGGGATGTTCGCCAACGCGACGGGCATCGTCTTCGACGCGCTGAACCAGGCGGGGACCGAGGCGGCGACGGAGGGGCTCGACCCCGAGGCGGCCGCTCAGGTCGACGCGGCGTTCGACGAGGCGTTCGCCGACGCGATGGCGGTCGTCCGCGGGCTGAACCTCGACATGCAGGTCGTCAACGACACCTACCTCAACTCCTTCGCCGAGGAGATGCGCGAAGAGATCGAAGAGTCCCGCAAACTGCGCGAGAACGTCGACGAGACGGTCGAGAACCTCCAGACGGAGACGAACCAGACGGCGATGAGTATCTCGGAGATCGAGAGCCTCGCCGCGAAGCAGGCGTCGAACACGGACCAGATCGCGAACGAGGTCTCTCAGCTCAGTGCGACTGTCGAGGAGGTCGCGGCGACGGCCGACGAGGTCGCCCGCCAGACCGACGACGCGCGGAAACAGGCCGCGAACGGCCGGTCGTTCGCCGAGGAAGCCATCGACGCGATGGACGAACTCTCGGAGTCGCGCGACGAGATCACCACCAAGGTCGACACGCTCGTCGACACCATCGACGAGATCGACGGGATCGTCGAGATGATAAACAGCATCGCCGAACAGACGAACCTGCTGGCGCTCAACGCGAGCATCGAAGCCGCTCGCGCCGGCGAAGCCGGGTCGGGGTTCGCCGTCGTCGCCGACGAGGTGAAGGCGCTGGCGAACGAGTCGAAAGAGCAGGCTAGCCGGGTCGAAGGGATGATCGGCGAGGTGACAGAGCAGATCGAAGGGACGGCGGTGAACCTCGAGGACGCCGACCAGCACATCGACACAGGCGTCAACCGCGTCGAGGAGGTCACAGGACGGCTCGACGACATCACCACCGCCGTCACCGAGGTCACGGACGGAATCGAGGAGGTCGCCCGCGCGACCGAAGAACAGGCGGAGATGTCCTCCGAAATCGCCCGATACGTCGACACCGCGGCCGAACAGGCCGACGAGGTGTCCACCCGGCTCGACGAGATGAACGACAGCGTCGCCGAGCAGGCCGAACGGGCCGTCGAGATGGACGACGCCGTCGAGAGCATCAACACCGAGGCCGACCTCGACTCGCTGAACCGGACGCGGGATGCGGCGACCGACGGCGGAGGAGGGACGAGTCGCCCGCGGTCGGACGGCGGCGTCGACGTCACCGGTGACGCCGAGAACGCGACAGCGTCGCTGTACGACACGCCCGACGGCCTTCCCGCGGAGATGCCGGACTTCGTCAAGGAGATGCTCGACGAGGAGACGAAGGCGAAGGTTCGACGGGGTGAGCTCGAGCGACCCGACGGGGTTTGA
- a CDS encoding DUF7524 family protein, translating to MPASLPVELNRGRLHAIEAPVEFTSDGSFYVDLSNHGEGVHVHLHLDDALSRVARLGESNVFVAGDTTSRIDIVVDDRPSTAVSGRLKVSTGYGAETTNVDVTIEPLEEETQQVAVDESLSKPKPREPQQSAVSKGLTALPGPDALPFVLFVLLAVVIAAGAVYFVGASSPAVLVGVGVVIGGAVAALVYSIR from the coding sequence GTGCCAGCGTCGTTGCCCGTCGAACTCAATCGTGGACGCTTACACGCCATCGAGGCACCCGTGGAGTTCACGAGCGACGGCTCTTTCTACGTCGACCTGTCGAATCACGGCGAAGGCGTCCACGTCCACCTCCACCTGGACGACGCCCTCTCGCGCGTCGCGCGACTCGGCGAGAGCAACGTCTTCGTCGCCGGCGACACCACGTCGCGAATCGACATCGTCGTCGACGACCGACCCTCGACGGCGGTCTCCGGGCGGCTGAAGGTGTCGACCGGCTACGGCGCCGAGACGACGAACGTCGACGTGACCATCGAACCCCTCGAAGAGGAGACACAGCAGGTCGCCGTCGACGAGTCCCTCTCGAAACCGAAACCCAGAGAACCCCAGCAGTCGGCCGTGAGCAAGGGGCTCACGGCGCTTCCCGGTCCGGATGCGCTCCCCTTCGTGCTCTTCGTCCTCCTGGCGGTCGTCATCGCCGCCGGTGCGGTCTACTTCGTCGGCGCGAGCAGTCCGGCGGTCCTCGTCGGCGTCGGCGTCGTCATCGGCGGCGCGGTCGCCGCGCTCGTCTACAGCATCAGGTGA
- a CDS encoding NAD(P)/FAD-dependent oxidoreductase, translated as MTGTSQDADVVEHRRLIIAGSGIAGLTAAIYAARSNNDPLVFEGDEPGGQLTLTTEVDNYPGFPEGISGPELVNNMKTQAKRFGAEVKHGILTSLDDSSRPFRVELKNGDVYTADAVIAASGASARTLGIPGEDDLMGYGLSTCATCDGAFFRDEKIMVVGGGDAAMEEANFLTKFASKVYLVHRREEFRAEDYWIDRTMEKVDEGEIEIMRNTEVTELHGTPEEGVDHVTLVRHPEGHPTDRLDDPQTEEFDFDVGAVFYAIGHTPNTAYLEGTDARMDDEGYLKTKGGSGGGQTATDVEGLFGAGDVVDYHYQQAVTAGGMGSKAALDADDYLEDLDRTAAKPKEAAAAESDD; from the coding sequence ATGACAGGGACGTCGCAGGACGCCGACGTGGTCGAACACCGTCGGCTCATCATCGCCGGTTCGGGTATCGCAGGGCTCACCGCGGCCATCTACGCGGCGCGGTCGAACAACGACCCGCTCGTCTTCGAGGGCGACGAACCGGGTGGACAGTTGACGCTCACCACCGAGGTGGACAACTACCCCGGCTTCCCCGAGGGCATCTCCGGGCCGGAACTGGTGAACAACATGAAAACGCAGGCGAAGCGCTTCGGTGCCGAGGTGAAACACGGTATCCTCACCTCGCTCGACGACTCTTCGCGCCCGTTCAGAGTCGAACTGAAGAACGGCGACGTCTACACCGCGGACGCGGTCATCGCCGCCTCGGGTGCGTCGGCACGGACGCTCGGTATCCCCGGCGAGGACGACCTGATGGGCTACGGGCTGTCGACGTGTGCGACGTGTGACGGCGCGTTCTTCCGCGACGAGAAGATCATGGTCGTCGGCGGCGGCGACGCCGCGATGGAGGAGGCGAACTTCCTGACCAAGTTCGCCTCGAAGGTGTATCTCGTACACCGCCGCGAGGAGTTCCGCGCCGAGGATTACTGGATCGACCGGACGATGGAGAAGGTCGACGAGGGAGAGATCGAGATCATGCGTAACACCGAGGTGACCGAACTGCACGGTACACCCGAGGAGGGCGTCGACCACGTCACGCTCGTGCGCCACCCGGAGGGCCACCCGACCGACAGGCTCGACGACCCCCAGACGGAGGAGTTCGACTTCGACGTCGGCGCGGTCTTCTACGCCATCGGTCACACGCCGAACACCGCGTATCTCGAAGGGACGGACGCACGGATGGACGACGAGGGCTACCTGAAGACGAAGGGGGGCTCCGGCGGCGGCCAGACCGCGACGGACGTCGAGGGCCTGTTCGGCGCCGGCGACGTCGTCGACTACCATTACCAGCAGGCGGTCACCGCCGGCGGCATGGGCTCGAAGGCCGCCCTCGACGCCGACGACTACCTCGAAGACCTCGACCGGACGGCGGCGAAGCCCAAAGAGGCCGCCGCGGCCGAGTCCGACGACTGA
- a CDS encoding adenylosuccinate synthase, translating into MTVTIVGSQLGDEGKGALVDLWGGAADVVVRYQGGDNAGHTVVEGGEEYKLSLVPSGAVRDKVGVLGNGCVVNPRTLFDEIDALRERGLDPDVRVAERAHVIMPYHRRLDGIEEEAKSESGDEVGTTGRGIGPTYEDKVGRRGVRVGDLLDPEVLRDRLEYVVPQKRALVEKVFGLDADEAFDVDALYEEYREIGERLAEEGMTVNCSDFLYERRQAGDEVMFEGAQGTLIDIDHGSYPYVTSSNPTAGGAATGSGVGPTVTGRGEVVGIVKAYLSRVGKGPMPTELDGDDREETLADHIREKGGEFGTVTGRPRRIGWLDIPMLRHASRVSGFTGIAVNHVDVLAGLDEVQVGHAYELDGEEVETIPSTTERWARCEPVLKEFEPWPEVDWTAVAGEGYDALPSGARDYLNYVSDEVGAPVYAVGIGPDRAETIELHDPFEG; encoded by the coding sequence ATGACCGTCACGATTGTCGGCTCTCAGTTGGGTGACGAGGGCAAAGGCGCCCTCGTCGACCTGTGGGGTGGCGCGGCGGATGTCGTCGTCAGATATCAGGGCGGCGACAACGCCGGCCACACCGTCGTCGAGGGAGGCGAGGAGTACAAGCTCTCGCTCGTCCCCAGTGGTGCCGTTCGCGACAAAGTCGGAGTCTTGGGGAACGGCTGCGTCGTCAACCCCCGCACCCTGTTCGACGAGATCGACGCCCTGCGCGAGCGCGGCCTCGACCCGGACGTCCGAGTCGCCGAGCGCGCGCACGTCATCATGCCGTACCACCGTCGGCTCGACGGAATCGAGGAGGAGGCCAAATCCGAGTCGGGCGACGAGGTCGGCACGACCGGCCGGGGAATCGGCCCGACGTACGAGGACAAGGTCGGTCGCCGCGGGGTTCGCGTCGGCGACCTCCTCGACCCCGAAGTACTCCGCGACCGCCTCGAGTACGTCGTCCCGCAGAAGCGGGCGCTCGTCGAGAAGGTGTTCGGTCTCGACGCCGACGAAGCGTTCGACGTCGACGCCCTCTACGAGGAGTACCGCGAGATCGGCGAGCGACTCGCCGAGGAGGGGATGACCGTGAACTGTTCGGACTTCCTCTACGAACGCCGGCAGGCCGGCGACGAGGTCATGTTCGAGGGTGCACAGGGGACGCTCATCGATATCGACCACGGGAGCTACCCGTACGTCACCTCGTCGAACCCGACCGCCGGCGGCGCTGCCACCGGGTCGGGCGTCGGACCGACCGTCACCGGCCGTGGCGAGGTCGTCGGTATCGTGAAGGCGTACCTCTCACGGGTCGGCAAAGGGCCGATGCCGACGGAACTGGACGGCGACGACCGCGAGGAGACGCTCGCCGACCACATCCGCGAGAAAGGCGGCGAGTTCGGCACCGTCACCGGCCGGCCCCGACGTATCGGCTGGCTCGACATCCCGATGCTCAGACACGCCTCCCGAGTGAGTGGGTTCACCGGAATCGCCGTCAACCACGTCGACGTGCTCGCCGGACTCGACGAGGTGCAGGTCGGCCACGCGTACGAACTCGACGGCGAGGAGGTCGAGACGATTCCGTCGACCACCGAGCGCTGGGCGCGGTGTGAGCCCGTCCTGAAGGAGTTCGAACCGTGGCCGGAGGTCGACTGGACGGCCGTCGCGGGCGAGGGGTACGACGCCCTGCCTTCGGGCGCACGTGACTACCTGAACTACGTCTCGGACGAGGTCGGTGCGCCGGTGTACGCCGTCGGTATCGGTCCCGACCGCGCGGAGACCATCGAACTCCACGACCCCTTCGAGGGGTAG
- a CDS encoding methytransferase partner Trm112 has product MKESLVDILCDPLDKSELELHVTKRDGDEIIEGKFVGTVTGEEYPIEDGIPDLRPPDMRDE; this is encoded by the coding sequence ATGAAAGAGTCACTCGTGGACATCCTCTGCGACCCGCTCGACAAGAGCGAACTCGAACTCCACGTCACCAAGCGCGACGGGGACGAGATTATCGAGGGGAAGTTCGTCGGTACGGTCACGGGCGAGGAGTACCCCATCGAGGACGGCATCCCGGACCTCCGGCCGCCGGACATGCGCGACGAGTAA
- a CDS encoding DUF7523 family protein: protein MSLAAEARDAVRRRPFLYDALCAGVVNYRAAADYLDLDGDPEAVATALRRFAEELDPVDDRGATAAVRMQNGVGYENEDGVADGHTSDDVVVGAGDARVTRGGELTAIRVSGDVDATLLTAVVERCRVQRVLVDAAGVAGDELVLVVPRRQGATALRLAEACVEER from the coding sequence ATGTCCCTCGCAGCCGAAGCCCGCGACGCTGTTCGCCGTCGACCGTTCCTCTACGACGCACTCTGTGCCGGGGTCGTCAACTACCGCGCCGCCGCCGACTACCTCGACCTCGACGGCGACCCCGAGGCGGTGGCGACGGCGCTCCGCCGCTTCGCGGAGGAACTCGACCCCGTGGACGACCGGGGGGCGACGGCAGCGGTTCGCATGCAGAACGGCGTCGGATACGAGAACGAAGACGGCGTCGCGGACGGGCACACGAGCGACGACGTGGTCGTCGGTGCCGGCGACGCCCGTGTCACGCGAGGGGGTGAACTGACGGCGATTCGCGTCTCGGGCGACGTCGACGCGACGCTGCTCACGGCCGTCGTCGAACGGTGTCGGGTGCAGCGCGTGCTCGTCGACGCCGCGGGCGTCGCCGGCGACGAACTCGTCCTCGTCGTGCCGCGTCGACAGGGGGCGACGGCGCTGCGTCTCGCCGAGGCGTGCGTCGAGGAGCGTTGA
- the cysS gene encoding cysteine--tRNA ligase translates to MHDLSVTNTLTGEQEPFEPVGDEVLLYVCGLTVSDDAHLGHARVWTHADVMHRWLEHEGFSVRHVENFTDVNEKIVARVGEDDLGDSESAVARGFTASVIDDMRGLNLERAAVYPRVSEHVPEIIDLVASLVEKGYAYEANGSVYFDVTTFDDYGKLSNQQVDELEAQGVAEQGEKRHPADFALWKAGGVTPDEVAAHRSEDLPPLEGEQGQTWASPWSEGRPGWHIECSAMSMTHLDSTIDIHVGGHDLVFPHHENEIAQSEAATGQEFARYWLHTGLLETEGEKMSSSLGNYFYVADALERWGVNVLRTFYLGTQYGTKQTFSEAAMREAEERWERLERTYEDAVAACDSVDARTKVEDDALRTAVDTARGDFRAAMNDDFNVREAMAALLELTRAVNNHLSSEEYDYRGLKAAIEAFEDLGGDVFGLQLGASDESDVGLAADLVELVLQVRAEEREAGNYDRADALRDELEALGVEVGDSPEGPTYRLP, encoded by the coding sequence ATGCACGACCTGTCCGTGACCAACACCCTCACAGGGGAACAGGAACCGTTCGAACCAGTCGGCGACGAGGTACTCCTGTACGTCTGTGGGCTGACGGTCTCGGACGACGCCCACCTCGGCCACGCCCGTGTGTGGACCCACGCGGACGTCATGCACCGGTGGCTCGAACACGAGGGCTTCTCGGTCAGACACGTCGAGAACTTCACCGACGTCAACGAGAAGATCGTCGCGAGGGTGGGAGAGGACGACCTCGGCGACAGCGAGTCGGCAGTCGCGCGGGGGTTCACCGCCTCGGTCATCGACGATATGCGCGGGCTCAACCTCGAGCGCGCCGCGGTCTACCCGCGCGTCTCCGAACACGTTCCCGAGATAATCGACCTCGTCGCGTCGCTCGTCGAGAAGGGGTACGCCTACGAGGCCAACGGCTCGGTCTACTTCGACGTCACCACCTTCGACGACTACGGCAAGCTCTCGAACCAGCAGGTCGACGAACTGGAGGCGCAGGGCGTCGCAGAGCAGGGTGAAAAGCGCCACCCGGCCGACTTCGCGCTCTGGAAGGCCGGCGGCGTCACGCCCGACGAAGTCGCAGCCCACCGGAGTGAGGACCTGCCGCCGCTCGAAGGCGAGCAGGGCCAGACGTGGGCGTCGCCGTGGAGCGAGGGGCGGCCCGGCTGGCACATCGAGTGCTCGGCGATGTCGATGACGCATCTCGATTCGACCATCGACATCCACGTCGGCGGGCACGACCTCGTCTTCCCGCACCACGAGAACGAGATCGCCCAGTCGGAGGCGGCCACGGGCCAGGAGTTCGCACGATACTGGCTCCACACCGGCCTGCTCGAGACCGAGGGCGAGAAGATGTCGTCGTCGCTCGGCAACTACTTCTACGTCGCCGACGCGCTGGAGCGCTGGGGCGTGAACGTCCTCCGGACGTTCTACCTGGGAACGCAGTACGGCACGAAGCAGACGTTCTCGGAGGCCGCCATGCGGGAGGCAGAAGAGCGCTGGGAGCGCCTCGAGCGCACCTACGAGGACGCCGTCGCCGCCTGCGATAGCGTCGACGCGCGGACGAAGGTCGAAGACGACGCGCTCCGGACGGCGGTCGACACTGCGAGAGGGGACTTCCGCGCGGCGATGAACGACGACTTCAACGTCCGCGAGGCGATGGCGGCACTCCTCGAACTCACCCGCGCGGTCAACAACCACCTCTCGAGCGAGGAGTACGACTACCGGGGGTTGAAGGCGGCTATCGAGGCGTTCGAGGACCTCGGCGGCGACGTCTTCGGCCTCCAGCTCGGTGCGAGTGACGAGAGCGACGTCGGTCTCGCCGCGGACCTCGTCGAACTGGTGTTACAGGTGCGTGCGGAAGAACGCGAGGCAGGCAACTACGACCGGGCGGACGCGCTCCGCGACGAACTCGAGGCGCTGGGTGTCGAGGTCGGCGACTCACCGGAGGGGCCGACGTACCGACTGCCGTAG